The following are encoded together in the Microtus ochrogaster isolate Prairie Vole_2 unplaced genomic scaffold, MicOch1.0 UNK21, whole genome shotgun sequence genome:
- the LOC101984626 gene encoding olfactory receptor 4L1-like, whose translation MDYENGSSVTEFILVGFSGDWQLQIFFFVTFSLIYGATVVGNILIIATVAANSTLRSPMYFLLGNLSFLDMCLSTVTTPKMIRHLLAEHKSISLWGCMAQMFFMHLFGGAEATHLIVMAFDRYVAICKPLHYRTIMSHRLLQASVLLSWTIGFIHTMSQMVLIVNLPFCGHNVINNIFCDLPLVIKLACIDTNTLELFVIADSGLLSFICFILLLFSYIVILVTVKHKSPGRLSKALSTLSAHIMVVTLFFGPCIFIYAWPFGSFASNKVLAVFYTVITPVLNPIIYTLRNQEMKKAMKKLWIQQISFM comes from the coding sequence ATGGATTATGAAAATGGATCATCTGTGACAGAATTTATTTTAGTGGGATTTTCTGGAGATTGGCAacttcagattttcttctttgtgacattttctttaatttatggGGCAACTGTGGTGGGCAACATTCTCATTATAGCCACAGTGGCAGCTAATTCTACCCTTCGTTCTCCCATGTACTTTCTTCTTGGAAACCTTTCCTTTCTGGACATGTGTCTTTCCACCGTCACAACACCCAAGATGATCAGACACTTGCTTGCAGAACACAAGAGCATCTCTCTATGGGGATGCATGGCCCAGATGTTCTTCATGCACCTCTTTGGGGGTGCTGAAGCAACACATTTGATAGTCATGGCCTTTGATAGATACGTGGCCATATGCAAACCCCTGCACTACAGGACAATTATGAGTCACAGGTTGCTGCAAGCATCTGTATTACTTTCCTGGACAATTGGTTTCATACACACCATGAGTCAGATGGTATTGATAGTGAATTTGCCTTTCTGTGGCCACAATgttataaataacatattttgtgATCTCCCCCTGGTAATCAAGCTTGCTTGTATTGATACAAACACTCTGGAGTTATTTGTCATTGCTGACAGTGGGCTGCTGTCTTTTATCTGTTTCATCCTCTTGCTCTTTTCTTACATTGTCATTCTGGTCACTGTAAAGCACAAATCACCTGGCAGGCTTTCCAAAGCTCTGTCCACATTGTCTGCCCACATAATGGTGGTCACTCTGTTCTTTGGACCCTGTATCTTCATCTATGCCTGGCCATTTGGTAGTTTTGCAAGCAATAAGGTGCTTGCTGTATTTTATACTGTTATCACTCCTGTACTGAATCCTATTATTTACACACTGAGAAATCAGGAAATGAAGAAAGCTATGAAAAAATTATGGATCCAACAAATTAGCTTCATGTAG